In Corythoichthys intestinalis isolate RoL2023-P3 chromosome 4, ASM3026506v1, whole genome shotgun sequence, a genomic segment contains:
- the LOC130915256 gene encoding cholecystokinin-like isoform X1, with protein MAAGMNVVIYVVVFLAAVSKVSLSLPSQTLMIHDRSDGKAVVSDSPSYNRTRQARSAGSPLSGQQASYEQPREDAEAFNTLSQLLVKLITRKGMPYQSRSSIASRASGLTPEHRIKDRDYEGWMDFGRRSAEALEFS; from the exons ATGGCTGCAG GCATGAATGTAGTTATCTACGTGGTGGTATTTCTGGCTGCTGTGTCCAAGGTCTCCCTGAGTCTGCCCTCACAGACCCTT ATGATTCACGACAGATCTGATGGCAAGGCCGTGGTGTCGGACAGCCCGTCATACAACCGCACGCGCCAGGCCCGCTCTGCTGGCTCGCCTCTATCGGGACAGCAGGCCAGCTACGAGCAACCTCGGGAGGATGCGGAGGCTTTCAACACCTTAAGCCAGCTACTGGTTAAACTCATCACCAGGAAAG GCATGCCTTACCAAAGCAGAAGCTCCATCGCGAGCAGAGCCAGCGGCCTGACGCCTGAGCACAGGATAAAGGACCGAGATTACGAGGGCTGGATGGACTTTGGGAGACGCAGTGCAGAAGCCTTGGAGTTCTCCTAA
- the LOC130915256 gene encoding cholecystokinin-like isoform X2 codes for MNVVIYVVVFLAAVSKVSLSLPSQTLMIHDRSDGKAVVSDSPSYNRTRQARSAGSPLSGQQASYEQPREDAEAFNTLSQLLVKLITRKGMPYQSRSSIASRASGLTPEHRIKDRDYEGWMDFGRRSAEALEFS; via the exons ATGAATGTAGTTATCTACGTGGTGGTATTTCTGGCTGCTGTGTCCAAGGTCTCCCTGAGTCTGCCCTCACAGACCCTT ATGATTCACGACAGATCTGATGGCAAGGCCGTGGTGTCGGACAGCCCGTCATACAACCGCACGCGCCAGGCCCGCTCTGCTGGCTCGCCTCTATCGGGACAGCAGGCCAGCTACGAGCAACCTCGGGAGGATGCGGAGGCTTTCAACACCTTAAGCCAGCTACTGGTTAAACTCATCACCAGGAAAG GCATGCCTTACCAAAGCAGAAGCTCCATCGCGAGCAGAGCCAGCGGCCTGACGCCTGAGCACAGGATAAAGGACCGAGATTACGAGGGCTGGATGGACTTTGGGAGACGCAGTGCAGAAGCCTTGGAGTTCTCCTAA